A single window of Halobacteriovorax sp. GB3 DNA harbors:
- a CDS encoding LptF/LptG family permease encodes MLKITERYLAATFIPPFLFSTFFFVTFLLTSQLFRITRIVTKKGVPFWTIFELIGHIGISFLPMAVPLSALFATIYTLNKMSEDSEIVAMRAFGVNKFKLFRPFLIVGIFISLGIFSLNRSIIPYSKTQYKNTLIRLTSKGVLVDIRPEQFFTDIPGVTLFAERVEDDGNVLHNVFIKFKASGKVEEQVVIAKKGIMIKHKIGQWGVPTLRLRLLDGNIYKTGKNNSKEKVIFEQYEFPIIEGRAISNFVTKDSMRTNGELLKEVEKYKALRDSAKNETDKKDAHIKLEKTKLEYWSRFNTPIQCLIFVFLGFCLGIKQGRGRGKNTSAVALGILLVYYALFFTGVSFSKRGQLAPFITVFVPSLMAFLLASYYYRKLDWAS; translated from the coding sequence ATGTTAAAAATTACTGAGCGCTATTTAGCTGCTACATTCATTCCACCGTTTCTTTTTAGTACGTTCTTTTTCGTTACTTTCCTCTTAACGTCACAGTTATTTCGAATAACTCGTATTGTCACTAAAAAGGGCGTACCATTTTGGACCATCTTTGAATTAATTGGTCACATTGGTATCTCGTTTCTTCCTATGGCGGTTCCTCTATCGGCACTTTTCGCAACAATCTATACACTAAATAAAATGAGTGAAGATTCTGAGATTGTGGCCATGAGGGCCTTTGGGGTTAATAAATTTAAGCTATTTAGACCATTTCTCATCGTTGGAATCTTTATTTCACTAGGGATCTTCTCGCTCAATAGAAGTATTATTCCTTATTCAAAAACTCAGTATAAAAATACATTAATTCGTCTAACTTCAAAGGGCGTACTTGTCGACATTAGGCCAGAGCAGTTCTTTACAGATATTCCTGGCGTCACTCTATTTGCTGAAAGAGTCGAAGATGACGGAAATGTCCTTCATAATGTTTTCATTAAATTTAAGGCGAGTGGAAAAGTTGAAGAACAGGTTGTGATTGCTAAAAAAGGAATCATGATTAAGCACAAAATTGGACAGTGGGGTGTTCCTACACTGAGGCTAAGACTTTTGGATGGAAATATCTATAAAACGGGAAAGAATAACAGCAAAGAAAAAGTTATTTTTGAGCAATATGAATTTCCGATTATCGAAGGTCGCGCAATCAGTAACTTTGTTACTAAAGATAGCATGAGAACCAATGGAGAGCTTTTAAAAGAAGTGGAAAAGTATAAGGCACTTCGCGATAGTGCTAAAAATGAGACTGATAAAAAAGATGCCCACATAAAATTAGAAAAAACAAAACTAGAGTATTGGTCGAGATTTAATACTCCTATTCAGTGCCTGATTTTTGTTTTTCTTGGCTTTTGTCTTGGAATCAAGCAGGGAAGGGGAAGAGGTAAGAATACTTCAGCCGTTGCCTTAGGAATTCTTCTTGTCTATTACGCTCTCTTCTTTACGGGTGTAAGCTTTTCTAAACGAGGTCAATTAGCACCATTTATTACGGTATTCGTACCAAGTTTGATGGCCTTTCTTCTAGCTAGTTATTATTATCGAAAATTAGATTGGGCGAGTTAG
- a CDS encoding helix-turn-helix domain-containing protein: MTKKKNEGNIKTQTEVNNEVQGPVISPDESIEEVETNNLDENQSSDLPTIGEYLRTHREAKGYSIKVVAQHTKINVTNLEHLERNEFDKLPNIAYLKGFVRNYAKILNLDEKEAVDILCQSQGHIEKEVSTPTSKIENIDMNVDLSSKDDSRVPETSYNAPNKNTGAIYKLGGAIVLATLVAFLFFKASDENETNQVSSDTQQIQEVKDEIQEIVEESTPATAEEETVQAGTQELVQEETQEETDTKEPEVTKEVQEVAVETKTPEPVEEEKVEKKEKEEEQITLRPLPTPLYTFASPTDEELQELLPEKYKQSVVEGKQNLFINAFKGDSWITYKADDEPIKKFILKEGRQLLIRGDEIRIFFGNVHVTKIFLNNQLLDIKSSSGVKSLVFPEESVSKFKIPLFIFNKKTGEVSPSSDLEQGEN, translated from the coding sequence ATGACAAAGAAAAAAAATGAGGGAAACATTAAAACACAAACAGAAGTGAACAATGAAGTTCAAGGTCCTGTTATTTCTCCAGATGAGTCGATTGAAGAAGTCGAGACAAATAACCTCGACGAAAATCAAAGTAGTGATCTTCCTACAATTGGAGAATATCTTCGAACTCATAGAGAAGCAAAGGGCTACTCTATAAAGGTCGTTGCTCAGCATACAAAAATTAATGTTACAAACCTTGAACACTTAGAAAGAAATGAATTCGACAAACTTCCTAATATCGCCTACCTCAAAGGCTTTGTTAGAAATTATGCCAAGATTCTTAATCTAGATGAAAAAGAAGCTGTTGATATTCTTTGTCAAAGTCAAGGCCATATTGAAAAAGAAGTTTCAACTCCAACATCAAAAATCGAAAATATCGATATGAATGTCGATCTTTCTTCAAAAGATGACTCGAGAGTTCCTGAAACGAGTTACAATGCGCCTAATAAGAATACCGGAGCCATTTATAAACTTGGTGGAGCCATTGTTTTGGCAACTCTTGTCGCTTTCCTCTTTTTCAAAGCATCCGATGAAAACGAAACGAATCAAGTTTCTAGTGACACTCAACAGATTCAAGAAGTAAAAGATGAAATTCAAGAAATTGTAGAGGAATCGACTCCTGCGACAGCTGAAGAAGAAACTGTCCAAGCAGGAACTCAGGAGCTAGTTCAAGAAGAAACTCAAGAAGAAACTGACACTAAAGAGCCTGAGGTAACAAAAGAGGTTCAAGAAGTCGCTGTTGAAACAAAGACACCTGAGCCAGTTGAAGAAGAGAAAGTAGAGAAGAAAGAGAAGGAAGAAGAGCAAATTACTCTTAGACCTCTCCCTACTCCACTTTATACTTTCGCCTCACCAACTGATGAGGAACTTCAAGAATTACTACCTGAAAAATATAAGCAATCAGTTGTTGAAGGAAAGCAGAACCTTTTTATCAATGCATTTAAAGGTGACTCGTGGATTACTTATAAAGCTGATGATGAGCCTATTAAGAAGTTCATCTTAAAGGAAGGGAGACAACTTCTCATTCGTGGTGATGAAATAAGAATCTTCTTTGGTAACGTTCATGTGACTAAGATTTTCTTAAATAACCAATTGCTCGACATTAAATCGAGTTCAGGTGTTAAAAGTCTCGTTTTCCCTGAAGAAAGTGTTTCTAAATTTAAAATCCCACTCTTTATTTTTAATAAGAAAACTGGTGAAGTCTCACCATCAAGTGACTTAGAACAGGGCGAGAACTAA
- a CDS encoding tetratricopeptide repeat protein, producing MSLLKSILIILSISTLTSCASKKVQSSNEKKADIYYAHGTQKLISKDYTDALNYLKQAAKLDPSSSRTFNNLGMAYYFKKRNDLALKHLEKSLELDPKNSDARNNLASIYFEMGQLSKAKQQYELILEDLTYPHQYRTHYNLGLIFLKQNEKQKAVTFLTKATDLKKDYCAANYQLGLVYKSTFKYHKALNSFKDASKGTCTNNPEPHYQWALTLKNLHMTDHALKKFLEIQENFPESKYVSLAKREISLIKEEEMFTHQQRSKIRRQYYKANNQNNDVNIESPKF from the coding sequence ATGTCGTTGTTAAAAAGTATTTTAATTATTCTTTCGATATCAACTCTTACTTCTTGTGCATCTAAGAAAGTACAATCGAGTAATGAGAAAAAAGCTGATATCTACTATGCTCATGGAACTCAAAAGCTTATCTCTAAAGACTATACAGATGCTCTTAATTACTTAAAACAAGCGGCTAAACTTGATCCAAGTAGTTCAAGGACTTTTAATAACTTGGGAATGGCCTACTACTTCAAAAAAAGAAATGATCTCGCACTTAAGCATTTGGAGAAATCACTTGAACTTGATCCAAAAAACTCTGATGCAAGAAATAATCTTGCTTCAATTTATTTCGAGATGGGGCAACTTTCAAAAGCTAAGCAACAATATGAATTGATTTTAGAAGATCTGACTTACCCTCACCAGTATAGAACTCACTATAATTTAGGCTTAATTTTTCTTAAGCAAAATGAAAAACAAAAAGCAGTTACCTTTCTAACAAAAGCAACTGACCTTAAAAAAGATTATTGTGCGGCCAATTACCAACTCGGCCTAGTCTACAAGAGTACATTCAAGTATCACAAGGCGCTAAACTCCTTTAAAGATGCATCAAAAGGTACATGTACAAATAATCCAGAGCCACATTACCAATGGGCGCTGACATTGAAAAACCTTCATATGACTGATCACGCATTAAAGAAATTCCTCGAAATTCAGGAAAATTTTCCAGAGTCTAAGTATGTAAGCTTGGCCAAACGTGAAATATCGTTGATTAAAGAGGAAGAAATGTTCACCCATCAACAAAGATCTAAAATTAGAAGACAATACTATAAAGCAAATAATCAAAATAATGATGTGAACATAGAATCACCAAAGTTTTAA
- a CDS encoding class I SAM-dependent RNA methyltransferase — protein sequence MKVNKFEIEHIDPLGQGVSKKDDKIIFIPKTLPGESGTCEILKSKKKVHFAKATKVDRKSDLRIEDQCPHFHECPSCHYLHTDYEQEVVFKEEALKRHFRTIQSQLDSSKIHIHKASERFGYRNRIQLHYDVEENKLGYFDALQESIVEVPKCKLLRSELQEKFDQLYQNWQRKIGPKDKAQGHFEIYLKDHEVSVHHNKNYAHGGFSQVNEKMNQLMNLTLSTHLEERSGNAIDLFGGSGNLTATSAHLKTLVIDGTETKYIKVKEHQSYRQLNLYGRKAPEHFSQLLDQFFSEKCETLIIDPPRSGLKNIDAFLEKASYPEMIYYIGCECPNLVRDLAKISDRYELLEVHLFDLFPGTRHFETLAILKRR from the coding sequence GTGAAAGTAAATAAGTTTGAAATTGAGCATATTGACCCACTCGGTCAGGGTGTCAGTAAAAAAGATGACAAAATAATTTTTATTCCTAAAACCCTACCTGGGGAGTCGGGTACCTGTGAGATTCTTAAATCAAAGAAGAAAGTTCACTTTGCTAAGGCCACCAAAGTTGATCGCAAAAGCGATCTAAGAATCGAGGACCAGTGCCCTCACTTTCATGAATGCCCCAGTTGCCACTATCTCCATACCGACTACGAGCAAGAGGTTGTCTTTAAAGAAGAGGCCCTCAAGAGGCACTTTAGAACGATTCAATCGCAATTAGATTCGAGTAAGATTCATATTCACAAGGCCAGTGAGCGTTTTGGTTACAGAAACCGTATTCAGCTTCATTACGATGTTGAAGAAAATAAACTTGGCTACTTTGACGCGCTTCAAGAAAGTATCGTTGAAGTTCCAAAATGCAAGCTCTTAAGAAGTGAGCTCCAAGAGAAATTTGATCAACTTTATCAGAATTGGCAAAGGAAGATTGGTCCTAAAGACAAGGCCCAAGGACATTTTGAAATCTATTTAAAAGATCATGAAGTCTCAGTTCACCACAATAAAAATTATGCTCATGGCGGCTTCAGTCAAGTTAATGAGAAAATGAACCAATTAATGAATCTCACGCTTAGCACCCACCTTGAAGAAAGGTCTGGTAATGCGATTGATTTATTTGGTGGTAGCGGTAATTTAACGGCCACGAGCGCTCACCTCAAAACTCTCGTCATCGATGGAACTGAAACAAAATATATTAAAGTCAAAGAGCATCAAAGTTATCGCCAGCTCAACCTCTATGGAAGAAAAGCTCCCGAGCATTTCTCTCAACTACTTGACCAATTCTTTAGTGAGAAATGTGAAACTCTCATCATAGACCCTCCACGAAGTGGACTTAAGAATATTGACGCTTTTCTAGAAAAGGCATCTTACCCTGAAATGATTTACTACATAGGCTGTGAGTGCCCTAATTTAGTTCGCGATCTGGCCAAAATTTCAGATCGATATGAATTGCTGGAAGTTCACCTCTTTGATCTTTTTCCAGGAACGCGGCACTTTGAAACTCTGGCAATACTAAAACGACGATGA
- a CDS encoding TrkH family potassium uptake protein: protein MFQILLKIPFLLELFFNGTFILFYTMKTMDRLPKSIDSSLVDWGLQHGAKIVPFMIFLNIIVNFISGKGVEDFLRKHIFSVLCFVPLLITWGDIEFAFGLSAAHLIATVLSLYDEEDKSEQKEDEQNRGPQKPSEFLGIKLKPAQLVLLSFGLVILIGAFLLKLPVSSVSGKSMDFIDALFMATSATCVTGLGTISVASDLSLFGQIVILILIQIGGLSIMTLYSSMTILLGKSMRMKDRIIMQDLLDVSSLEELFHMIVDIVKYTFFLELWGGIVLTIAFTFEGFEFSRAIYYGFFHSISAFCNAGFALFDNSLESYATSPLIHGTISVLITLGGLGFIVLKELKEVATGNKSLVRLGMHSKIVIVSSFVLTVMGFFIIFFGEFLNALDNYTVWEKVQVAMFQSVTLRTAGFNTIPLTNLNNYTIFAMILFMFIGGSPGSTAGGIKTSTLAILVQSIRSTLSGKKDVIAFDRKIPPQIVVRATALTFISVFIASFFVFLLMKLEPEQSFLPLVFEVISASGTVGLTLGITSYLSFMGKFAISVLMLIGRIGPLTLILAIGEKSGSKGNAEYPHGRIMIG, encoded by the coding sequence ATGTTTCAAATTTTACTGAAAATTCCATTTTTGTTAGAGCTCTTTTTTAACGGCACATTTATCCTCTTTTATACAATGAAGACGATGGACCGTTTACCTAAGTCAATCGATTCGAGTCTCGTTGATTGGGGTCTTCAGCATGGGGCTAAGATAGTTCCTTTCATGATCTTTTTAAACATCATAGTAAATTTTATCTCAGGTAAAGGCGTAGAAGACTTTCTAAGAAAGCACATCTTCTCGGTTCTTTGCTTTGTTCCTCTATTGATAACTTGGGGAGATATTGAATTTGCTTTTGGTCTAAGTGCTGCTCACTTAATTGCAACAGTGCTATCGCTTTATGATGAAGAAGACAAGTCAGAACAAAAAGAAGATGAGCAAAATAGGGGACCACAAAAACCATCTGAGTTTTTAGGTATTAAGTTAAAGCCAGCACAATTAGTTCTTTTATCATTTGGACTTGTTATTTTGATTGGAGCCTTTCTGTTGAAGCTTCCTGTTTCCAGTGTTTCTGGAAAGAGTATGGACTTTATTGATGCTCTCTTTATGGCCACTTCAGCAACTTGTGTAACTGGACTTGGGACCATCTCTGTTGCGAGTGATCTTTCTCTTTTTGGCCAGATCGTCATTCTTATTCTTATTCAGATTGGTGGACTTTCTATTATGACTCTTTACTCTTCAATGACTATTCTTCTTGGAAAGTCGATGAGGATGAAAGACCGTATTATTATGCAGGATCTTCTGGATGTTTCATCTCTTGAAGAGCTCTTCCATATGATCGTTGATATTGTTAAATACACATTCTTCTTAGAACTATGGGGTGGAATTGTTTTAACAATTGCATTTACTTTTGAAGGCTTCGAATTTTCTAGGGCCATCTATTACGGTTTTTTTCACAGTATTTCAGCCTTCTGTAATGCGGGCTTTGCCCTCTTTGATAACTCTCTTGAAAGTTATGCAACGAGCCCACTTATTCACGGAACAATTTCCGTCTTAATCACATTAGGTGGACTTGGTTTCATTGTTTTAAAAGAACTAAAAGAAGTTGCAACTGGTAATAAATCTCTTGTTCGTCTTGGAATGCACTCTAAGATTGTTATCGTTTCTTCTTTTGTTTTAACTGTAATGGGATTTTTCATAATCTTCTTTGGTGAGTTCTTAAATGCACTTGATAACTATACAGTTTGGGAAAAGGTTCAAGTGGCCATGTTTCAGTCTGTCACTTTAAGAACGGCTGGATTTAATACCATTCCATTAACAAATTTAAATAACTATACAATTTTTGCGATGATCCTCTTTATGTTTATTGGTGGTTCTCCGGGCTCAACTGCTGGTGGTATTAAAACGAGTACCCTCGCCATTCTTGTCCAGTCTATTCGATCTACTTTATCTGGTAAGAAAGATGTAATTGCCTTTGATCGAAAGATTCCTCCGCAAATTGTTGTTAGGGCAACGGCCCTGACCTTTATCTCCGTTTTCATTGCTTCATTCTTTGTCTTTCTTTTAATGAAGCTCGAACCGGAACAATCATTTTTGCCACTTGTTTTTGAAGTCATCAGTGCTTCTGGAACAGTTGGTTTAACCTTAGGAATTACAAGTTACTTAAGTTTTATGGGGAAATTTGCTATTTCTGTTTTGATGCTCATTGGCCGGATTGGTCCACTAACTCTCATTCTTGCTATTGGAGAAAAGAGTGGCTCAAAAGGAAATGCAGAATACCCTCATGGCCGAATCATGATCGGTTAA
- a CDS encoding potassium channel family protein produces the protein MLVAVIGLGTFGAKTAVRLYEKGAEVIAIDKEQDLVDKIKDRVTHAVALDVTEERALRSVNISDVDVAVVAIGDSIESSIMAVTMLRKLGVGRVIARATSVLHEHVLHEIGASEIIKVEEEMGEIIASKIVAPHVLQRYNFAAGYSIVELKLGKKFEGKTLVESKIRQNYNLNIVALQKKVPFISEDGKSSYRVEINDCPMPMDVIEADDIVVLVGSEKNFNKLFAELAEG, from the coding sequence ATGTTAGTTGCAGTCATTGGACTTGGAACATTTGGAGCTAAAACAGCTGTACGTCTTTATGAAAAAGGCGCCGAGGTTATTGCGATTGATAAAGAGCAAGACCTTGTCGATAAAATTAAAGACCGTGTTACACATGCCGTGGCACTAGATGTTACTGAAGAGAGGGCCCTTCGCTCCGTTAATATTTCAGATGTCGATGTTGCCGTCGTCGCAATTGGTGACTCTATTGAAAGTTCAATTATGGCCGTAACAATGCTTAGAAAACTAGGGGTAGGTCGAGTAATTGCAAGAGCAACCTCAGTTCTTCACGAGCACGTTCTCCATGAAATTGGAGCTTCTGAAATTATTAAAGTTGAAGAAGAGATGGGGGAAATTATCGCCTCTAAAATCGTCGCGCCACACGTACTTCAGAGATATAACTTCGCCGCAGGTTATTCAATTGTCGAATTGAAGCTTGGTAAAAAATTTGAAGGAAAGACTCTCGTTGAAAGTAAAATTAGACAAAATTACAACTTAAATATCGTTGCCCTTCAAAAGAAAGTTCCATTTATTTCAGAGGATGGAAAGTCTTCTTATCGAGTTGAAATTAACGATTGTCCAATGCCTATGGATGTAATCGAAGCCGATGATATCGTCGTTCTCGTAGGTAGTGAGAAAAACTTTAATAAATTATTTGCCGAATTGGCAGAGGGGTAA
- a CDS encoding HAMP domain-containing protein: MNLSLRNRVATSFGIATIVVLILTFMVFHFLNSLNKDIESITLKSNRASILTDEVRISAVSIMKRSRELLARKRKANTVERLSTLCDSFTSQLQALDTLYKDGDAKQAVKQMLSYVDSLKIVLSKASVYNRDDPGMNSIGDLADKILDAFSEFQDIQYDHNLDRDKKIKKIIEETKRNMMITLIIGFLGTIILALVVPGKIALPFKKIKDAIRELQDCNFDVSIYYSQDDEIGEIAREMNKMIQSFKVFEELRTDRINVENRKFDVLANMVRRPVLIANAKGELIYMNNQLYSLLQVQSEDVIGKQMDDTALPKSIMETFEIAIKRRSKIENAEIGIVAKKEIESKDVGEAISHGVEITDEVGEVDAPVEEESEPEIEYVYQGYANVIPIRGKDSSLDYYLMVMSKEVYA; encoded by the coding sequence GTGAACTTATCACTAAGAAATAGAGTCGCAACGAGTTTTGGTATCGCTACAATTGTAGTCCTGATTCTTACTTTTATGGTCTTTCATTTTTTGAATTCACTAAATAAAGACATTGAATCAATTACTTTAAAATCAAACAGAGCTTCTATTCTAACTGATGAAGTTCGTATCTCTGCGGTTTCTATCATGAAGAGATCAAGAGAGCTTTTAGCAAGAAAGAGAAAGGCCAATACGGTAGAGAGGCTTTCTACACTATGTGATAGTTTCACTTCTCAACTTCAAGCACTTGATACACTTTATAAAGATGGAGATGCTAAACAGGCCGTAAAGCAGATGCTCTCTTATGTTGATTCTTTAAAAATCGTTCTTTCTAAGGCCTCTGTTTATAATAGAGATGACCCTGGAATGAATTCAATTGGAGATCTTGCGGATAAAATTCTTGATGCCTTTTCTGAATTTCAAGACATCCAATATGATCACAATTTAGATCGTGACAAGAAGATTAAGAAAATTATTGAAGAAACCAAAAGAAATATGATGATCACGTTGATCATCGGTTTCCTTGGAACAATTATTCTGGCCTTAGTTGTACCTGGAAAGATTGCACTACCATTTAAGAAGATCAAAGATGCTATTCGTGAACTTCAAGATTGTAACTTCGATGTTAGTATTTACTATTCACAAGATGATGAGATTGGAGAGATTGCTCGAGAAATGAATAAAATGATTCAGTCATTTAAAGTTTTCGAGGAACTTCGTACAGATAGAATCAATGTTGAGAATAGAAAATTTGATGTTCTTGCTAATATGGTTAGAAGACCAGTTCTTATTGCCAATGCTAAGGGAGAGCTTATTTATATGAATAATCAGCTCTACTCACTACTTCAAGTTCAATCTGAAGATGTAATTGGTAAGCAGATGGATGATACTGCACTTCCAAAATCTATTATGGAAACTTTTGAAATTGCGATTAAACGTCGTTCAAAAATTGAAAATGCTGAGATTGGAATTGTTGCGAAAAAAGAAATTGAAAGCAAAGATGTTGGAGAGGCCATTTCACATGGAGTAGAGATCACTGATGAGGTTGGTGAAGTCGATGCTCCTGTCGAAGAGGAAAGCGAACCAGAGATTGAATATGTTTATCAAGGTTATGCTAATGTCATTCCTATTAGAGGAAAAGATAGCTCTCTCGACTATTACCTTATGGTTATGTCAAAAGAAGTTTATGCATAA
- the lepA gene encoding translation elongation factor 4 has protein sequence MIDRKLIRNFSIIAHIDHGKSTLADRLIEHTNAITDREKTDRLLDNMDLEKERGITIKAQTVRISYDAKDGNTYYLNLIDTPGHVDFSYEVSRSLASCDGALLVVDASQGVEAQTLANVYMAIENNLEIVPVLNKIDLPHADADRVKQEIEDVVGIDALEADEVSAKSGIGIDNLLETIIEKIPCPSGNPDADLQALIFDSWFDPYQGVVFIVRVVQGTLTKKDKIYLKHSDQEYEVLKLAVNTPFFTELKEIGAGEVGMVICGIKNIRDVKVGDTLIHAKKKNTPSLAGYEEVKPMVFCGIFPVDSVEYENLKDALEKLALNDSSFTYEPETSQALGFGFRCGFLGLLHMNIIQERLEREFQLSLISTAPSVSYRVNLNSGENIEVSNPSELPDATKFETIEEPVVAISIHVPNEYVGKIIKLCEEKRGIQTGMDYITEDRVQVNYDLPLSEMVFDFYDKLKSMTKGYASLDYDFKGYAAAELVKVDVLLNGEKVDALSIISHRDHAYSKGRALTERLRKVIERQQFDIAIQASVGAKVIARESVKALRKNVLAKCYGGDVSRKRKLLEKQKAGKKRMKMVGSVEVPQEAFLAVLSMDED, from the coding sequence ATGATAGACAGGAAATTAATTAGAAACTTTTCCATTATTGCTCACATCGATCACGGAAAATCAACGCTTGCTGATCGTCTGATTGAGCATACAAATGCCATCACAGATAGAGAAAAAACAGATCGGCTTTTAGATAACATGGATCTTGAAAAAGAGCGTGGGATTACAATTAAAGCTCAAACTGTTCGTATCTCGTACGATGCAAAAGATGGAAATACATACTATCTCAATCTAATCGATACTCCAGGTCACGTGGATTTTTCTTATGAAGTTTCTCGCTCTCTTGCCTCTTGTGATGGAGCACTTCTTGTTGTTGATGCTTCTCAAGGAGTTGAAGCACAAACTCTGGCCAACGTTTATATGGCCATTGAAAATAATCTCGAAATCGTTCCCGTTCTTAACAAGATTGATCTTCCTCACGCTGATGCTGATCGAGTAAAGCAAGAGATTGAAGATGTTGTTGGAATAGATGCATTAGAAGCTGATGAAGTTTCCGCCAAATCGGGGATTGGAATTGATAATTTACTTGAAACAATTATTGAAAAGATTCCTTGTCCTTCAGGTAACCCTGATGCAGATCTTCAGGCCTTGATTTTTGATTCTTGGTTTGATCCATACCAAGGTGTTGTCTTCATCGTTCGTGTTGTACAAGGAACATTGACTAAGAAAGATAAAATTTATCTCAAACATTCTGATCAAGAGTATGAAGTTTTAAAACTTGCAGTTAACACACCATTTTTCACTGAGCTAAAAGAAATTGGAGCAGGTGAAGTTGGAATGGTTATCTGTGGGATCAAAAATATTCGTGATGTCAAAGTTGGTGACACACTTATTCATGCGAAGAAAAAGAACACTCCAAGTTTAGCTGGTTACGAAGAAGTAAAACCAATGGTTTTCTGTGGGATCTTTCCAGTTGATTCTGTTGAGTATGAAAATTTAAAAGATGCCCTCGAGAAATTAGCTCTCAATGATTCATCATTTACATATGAGCCAGAAACTTCACAGGCCCTCGGTTTCGGTTTTAGATGTGGATTTCTAGGCCTTCTTCACATGAACATTATCCAAGAGAGACTTGAACGAGAATTCCAATTAAGTCTCATTTCTACAGCACCATCTGTATCGTATCGAGTGAATTTAAACAGTGGTGAAAATATTGAAGTTTCTAACCCTTCAGAACTACCTGATGCGACAAAGTTTGAAACAATTGAAGAGCCTGTTGTCGCTATTTCTATTCACGTTCCAAATGAATATGTTGGAAAAATCATTAAATTATGTGAAGAGAAGCGCGGTATTCAGACTGGGATGGATTACATTACTGAAGATAGAGTACAAGTTAATTACGACCTTCCTCTAAGTGAGATGGTTTTTGATTTTTACGATAAGCTAAAAAGTATGACTAAAGGTTATGCTTCTCTAGACTACGACTTTAAGGGATATGCAGCCGCTGAACTTGTAAAAGTAGACGTTCTTCTCAATGGTGAAAAAGTTGATGCTCTTTCAATTATTAGCCACAGAGACCACGCCTATAGTAAGGGTCGTGCCCTTACTGAAAGACTTAGAAAAGTAATTGAAAGGCAGCAATTTGATATTGCTATTCAAGCTTCCGTTGGTGCGAAAGTTATTGCAAGGGAATCTGTTAAGGCCCTTAGAAAGAACGTTCTTGCTAAATGTTATGGAGGGGATGTTTCGAGAAAGAGAAAGCTCCTTGAAAAGCAGAAAGCTGGTAAAAAGAGAATGAAAATGGTTGGAAGTGTAGAGGTTCCACAAGAAGCTTTCCTTGCTGTATTAAGTATGGATGAGGATTAG